Proteins from one Bradyrhizobium roseum genomic window:
- a CDS encoding PAN domain-containing protein: protein MLALLAAAASVRPAQAQANFDRPGSDYLSAPVTSGDPAECALVCERDRRCRAWTFSYPTDLANRAVCWLKSNVPPRVQSDCCVSGVRGAGVLERRNDAVETSIDRFGGDYKSFDLKRSDGDDACKAACAADNKCRAWTYARPGYAGKEAHCFLKKDIKPPRRKAGFISGVVR from the coding sequence ATGCTTGCCCTCTTGGCGGCGGCCGCATCCGTGCGCCCGGCGCAGGCGCAGGCGAATTTCGACCGGCCGGGCAGCGACTATCTCAGCGCCCCCGTGACCTCGGGCGACCCGGCCGAATGCGCGCTGGTGTGCGAACGCGACCGCCGCTGCCGCGCCTGGACCTTCAGCTACCCGACCGACCTCGCCAACCGCGCGGTGTGCTGGCTCAAGAGCAACGTGCCGCCGCGGGTGCAGAGCGATTGCTGCGTCTCCGGCGTCCGTGGCGCCGGCGTGCTCGAACGGCGCAACGACGCCGTCGAAACCTCGATCGACCGCTTCGGCGGCGACTACAAGAGTTTCGACCTCAAGCGCAGCGACGGCGACGACGCCTGCAAGGCCGCCTGCGCCGCCGACAACAAATGCCGCGCCTGGACCTATGCGCGGCCGGGCTACGCCGGCAAGGAAGCGCACTGCTTCCTGAAAAAGGACATCAAGCCGCCGCGCCGGAAGGCTGGGTTTATCTCGGGCGTGGTCAGGTAA
- the gstA gene encoding glutathione transferase GstA produces MKLYYSPGACSLSPHIALLEAGLPYDLVKVDLRAKKLENGDDFLKINPKGQVPALALDSGELITEGPVIVQMIADQAAAKNLAPARDSGDRYKLLEWLNFITAELHKNFGPMFSPVLADEAKAFFKDRVMGKFKYVDSQLGGRDYLMGKDFTVADGYLFTMLSWADRMKFDLSAMPNLVAYKNRVAARPKVQEALTKEGLLKAA; encoded by the coding sequence ATGAAATTGTACTATTCCCCAGGCGCCTGCTCGCTATCCCCCCATATCGCGCTACTCGAGGCCGGTCTGCCCTATGACCTCGTGAAAGTCGACCTGCGCGCCAAGAAGCTGGAGAACGGTGACGACTTTTTGAAGATCAACCCGAAGGGCCAGGTGCCGGCGCTGGCGCTCGATTCGGGCGAATTGATCACCGAAGGGCCGGTCATTGTCCAGATGATCGCCGACCAGGCCGCGGCGAAGAACCTCGCCCCCGCCCGCGACAGCGGCGACCGCTACAAGCTCTTGGAGTGGCTGAACTTCATCACCGCAGAGCTGCACAAGAATTTCGGCCCGATGTTCTCGCCGGTACTCGCCGACGAGGCCAAGGCATTCTTCAAGGACCGGGTGATGGGCAAGTTCAAGTATGTCGACAGCCAGCTCGGCGGCCGCGATTACCTGATGGGCAAGGATTTCACCGTCGCCGACGGCTATTTGTTCACGATGCTGTCGTGGGCGGACCGGATGAAGTTCGACCTCTCCGCTATGCCGAATCTTGTCGCCTACAAGAACCGCGTCGCCGCCCGCCCGAAGGTGCAGGAAGCGCTCACCAAAGAAGGGCTGTTGAAGGCGGCGTAA
- a CDS encoding acyl-CoA dehydrogenase C-terminal domain-containing protein, whose product MPIYKAPVEDVTFLLNDVFQIDRYDNLPGFSDASADVREAILSEAAKLSEEVLQPLNRVGDLEGCKRHDDGSVTTPKGFKEAFKQVAEGGWLGLSAPAEYGGQGLPVTLSQVVTEFQSAANMAFSMYGGLTMGATAALLVHGKPEQKNMFVPKMIAGEWTGTMNLTEPQCGTDLGLLRTKAVKQADGSYKISGTKIFISSGEHDMADNIIHLVLARIEGAPAGIKGVSLFVVPKVLVNADGSLGARNGVTCGSIEHKMGIHGNSTCVMNYDNATGWLIGEENKGMQGMFVMMNEARLGVAVQGLAQSEVAYQNAVAYARERLQGRALTGAKEADKPADPIIVHPDVRRVLLTIRAFNEAARAMVVWTALKSDVAHRSADPKDREAADDHMGLMTPVMKGVMTDVGFSNSVMAQQMYGGHGYIAEHGMEQFVRDARIAMLYEGANGIQALDLVGRKLPRNGGRAAMAFFAEVGAFAKEHGGDEAMQPFITPLSTALGHLQQATGWLMQNAMTKPDNAGAAATDYMQLFGLVAFGFMWARMAKVAQDKIASSGATPYLNTKLVTGRFFMERMLPETHVHLARIQTGCATTMELAAEAF is encoded by the coding sequence ATGCCGATCTACAAAGCCCCCGTGGAAGACGTCACCTTCCTGCTCAACGACGTGTTCCAGATCGACCGCTACGACAATCTGCCCGGCTTCAGCGACGCCTCCGCCGATGTGCGCGAGGCGATTTTGAGCGAGGCGGCAAAACTCTCCGAAGAGGTGCTGCAGCCGCTCAACCGCGTCGGCGACCTCGAAGGCTGCAAGCGGCATGACGACGGTTCGGTGACGACGCCGAAGGGATTCAAGGAAGCCTTCAAGCAGGTCGCCGAAGGCGGCTGGCTGGGCCTGTCGGCGCCGGCGGAATATGGCGGGCAGGGGCTGCCGGTGACGCTGAGCCAGGTCGTCACCGAATTCCAGAGCGCCGCCAACATGGCGTTCTCGATGTATGGCGGGCTCACGATGGGCGCCACCGCGGCGTTGCTGGTGCACGGCAAGCCCGAGCAGAAGAACATGTTCGTGCCGAAGATGATCGCCGGTGAGTGGACCGGCACCATGAACCTCACAGAGCCGCAATGCGGCACGGATCTCGGCCTGTTGCGCACCAAGGCGGTCAAGCAGGCCGACGGCAGCTACAAGATTTCCGGCACCAAGATCTTCATCTCGTCCGGCGAACACGACATGGCCGACAACATCATCCATCTGGTGCTGGCGCGCATCGAAGGCGCGCCGGCCGGCATCAAGGGGGTCTCGCTGTTCGTGGTGCCGAAGGTGCTGGTCAATGCCGACGGGTCGCTGGGCGCGCGCAACGGCGTGACGTGTGGCTCGATCGAGCACAAGATGGGCATCCACGGCAATTCCACCTGCGTGATGAACTACGACAACGCCACCGGCTGGCTGATCGGCGAAGAAAACAAGGGCATGCAGGGCATGTTCGTGATGATGAACGAGGCCCGCCTCGGCGTCGCCGTGCAGGGCCTTGCACAGTCCGAAGTCGCCTATCAGAACGCCGTGGCCTATGCGCGCGAGCGCCTGCAGGGCCGCGCACTGACCGGTGCGAAGGAGGCGGACAAGCCGGCGGACCCGATCATCGTGCACCCGGACGTGCGCCGCGTGCTGCTGACGATCCGCGCCTTCAACGAGGCCGCGCGCGCCATGGTGGTGTGGACCGCGCTGAAGAGCGACGTCGCCCACCGTTCCGCCGATCCGAAGGACCGCGAGGCGGCCGACGACCACATGGGCCTGATGACGCCGGTCATGAAGGGCGTGATGACCGACGTCGGCTTCTCCAATTCGGTGATGGCGCAGCAGATGTATGGCGGTCACGGCTATATCGCCGAGCACGGCATGGAGCAGTTCGTGCGCGATGCCCGCATCGCCATGCTCTACGAGGGCGCCAACGGCATCCAGGCGCTCGATCTGGTCGGGCGCAAGCTGCCGCGCAATGGCGGCCGCGCGGCGATGGCGTTCTTTGCCGAAGTCGGCGCCTTCGCCAAGGAGCACGGCGGCGATGAGGCGATGCAGCCGTTCATCACGCCGCTGTCGACCGCGCTCGGTCACCTGCAGCAGGCCACCGGCTGGCTGATGCAGAACGCGATGACCAAGCCCGACAATGCCGGCGCGGCGGCGACCGATTACATGCAACTGTTCGGCCTCGTTGCCTTCGGCTTCATGTGGGCGCGGATGGCCAAGGTCGCGCAGGACAAGATCGCCTCCAGCGGCGCAACGCCCTATCTCAACACCAAGCTCGTGACCGGCCGCTTCTTCATGGAGCGGATGCTGCCGGAAACCCACGTCCATCTCGCGCGCATCCAGACCGGCTGCGCCACCACCATGGAATTGGCGGCGGAAGCGTTCTGA
- a CDS encoding acetyl-CoA C-acetyltransferase, whose product MPEAYIYDHVRTPRGRGKADGALHEVTALALASVPLQALKERNNLAEDVVDDVILGVVDPVGEAGSDIARFAALKAGLGESVPGVQISRFCASGLDAVNFAAAQIMAGQHELVIGGGAESMSRVGIGASGGAWPMDPSMAVPSYFMPQGVSADLIATKYGFSRDDVDAYAVQSQQRAAKAWDEGRFNKSVVPVKDINGLTILAKDEHMRPTTTMQSLGQLQPSFVVMGQMGGFDAVAIQSHPEVEKINYVHHAGNSSGIVDGAGAVLLGSKEAGAKHSLKPRAKIRAFANIGSEPAMMLTGPVDVTEKLFERSGMKKSDIDLFELNEAFASVVLRYMQAFDIDPSKINVNGGAIALGHPLGATGAMILGTVLDELERTNKSTALVTLCIGGGMGTATIIERV is encoded by the coding sequence ATGCCTGAGGCATATATCTACGATCACGTTCGTACTCCGCGCGGCCGCGGCAAGGCCGACGGCGCGCTCCATGAAGTCACTGCGCTGGCGCTCGCGTCCGTGCCGCTGCAGGCGCTGAAGGAACGCAACAATCTGGCGGAGGACGTGGTTGATGACGTCATCCTCGGCGTGGTCGACCCGGTCGGCGAGGCGGGCAGCGACATCGCGCGCTTCGCGGCGCTGAAGGCGGGGCTCGGCGAATCCGTGCCCGGCGTCCAGATCAGCCGCTTCTGCGCCTCCGGCCTCGATGCCGTGAACTTTGCCGCGGCCCAGATCATGGCCGGCCAGCATGAACTCGTGATCGGCGGGGGCGCCGAATCGATGAGCCGCGTCGGCATCGGCGCCTCCGGCGGCGCCTGGCCGATGGATCCCTCGATGGCGGTGCCGTCCTATTTCATGCCGCAGGGCGTCTCGGCCGACCTGATCGCGACCAAGTATGGTTTCTCGCGCGACGATGTCGACGCCTATGCGGTGCAGAGCCAGCAGCGCGCCGCAAAAGCCTGGGACGAGGGCCGCTTCAACAAGTCGGTGGTGCCGGTCAAGGACATCAACGGCCTGACCATCCTGGCCAAGGACGAGCACATGCGACCGACCACGACGATGCAGTCGCTCGGCCAGCTGCAACCGTCCTTCGTCGTCATGGGCCAGATGGGCGGCTTCGATGCGGTGGCGATCCAGTCGCATCCCGAGGTCGAGAAGATCAACTATGTGCACCACGCCGGCAACTCCTCGGGGATCGTCGACGGCGCCGGCGCGGTGCTGCTCGGCAGCAAGGAAGCCGGGGCCAAGCACAGCCTGAAGCCGCGCGCCAAGATTCGCGCCTTCGCCAATATCGGCTCGGAGCCCGCAATGATGCTGACCGGGCCGGTCGATGTCACCGAAAAGCTGTTCGAGCGTTCCGGCATGAAGAAGTCGGATATCGATTTGTTCGAACTGAACGAGGCGTTTGCGTCCGTCGTGCTGCGTTACATGCAGGCGTTCGATATCGATCCGTCCAAGATCAACGTCAATGGCGGCGCGATCGCGCTCGGTCATCCGCTCGGCGCCACCGGGGCGATGATCCTCGGTACCGTGCTGGATGAGCTGGAGCGGACCAACAAGTCCACCGCGCTGGTGACGCTGTGCATCGGCGGCGGCATGGGGACGGCGACGATCATCGAGAGAGTGTGA
- a CDS encoding PadR family transcriptional regulator, which produces MALGDAILACLTERPMTGYELAKTFDNSIGFFWKADHQQIYRELTKLRDRGHIQGREVVQSGKPNKLVYTLTPEGRAALRNWAARPSVPASIKDDLLVRLYALDSVDVEPLRTDLMARLEHHRDRFARYERLLNKRFPDGTAPPADLGKLLGLRIGLAHERAVAEWCEEAIEALSALTASAERSNVVPIEEGLRGDRENSG; this is translated from the coding sequence ATGGCGCTAGGCGACGCGATCCTTGCCTGCCTGACCGAACGTCCGATGACGGGCTATGAGCTCGCCAAGACGTTCGACAATTCCATTGGATTCTTCTGGAAGGCCGACCACCAGCAAATTTATCGGGAACTGACCAAACTTCGCGACCGCGGCCATATCCAGGGCCGCGAGGTGGTGCAGTCGGGCAAGCCGAACAAGCTGGTTTATACGTTGACGCCGGAGGGCCGCGCCGCGCTGCGGAACTGGGCCGCGCGGCCGAGCGTACCCGCCTCGATCAAGGACGACCTGCTGGTGCGGCTCTATGCGCTCGACAGCGTCGATGTCGAACCATTGCGCACCGACCTGATGGCCCGGCTGGAGCACCACCGCGACCGGTTTGCCCGCTACGAGCGCCTGCTCAACAAACGCTTCCCCGACGGCACCGCACCGCCCGCCGACCTCGGCAAGCTGCTCGGGCTGCGCATCGGCCTGGCGCACGAGCGCGCGGTGGCCGAGTGGTGCGAGGAGGCGATCGAGGCGCTGTCCGCGCTCACCGCCAGCGCGGAACGGAGCAACGTGGTGCCGATCGAAGAAGGCCTGCGCGGCGACCGCGAAAACAGCGGCTAG
- a CDS encoding thioredoxin family protein — MKFSRRFFHAAVIGVTLLAAGWSLPASAGSAVPFSAEAFKAAQAGGGPILVEIHADWCPTCKAQTPILEKLAAEPKFKDLKIFRVDFDGMKAAVKDFKAQSQSTLIVFKGPAERGRSVGDTKPASIAALLDKSL; from the coding sequence ATGAAATTCTCGCGCAGGTTCTTTCACGCGGCCGTGATCGGGGTGACGCTGCTGGCGGCAGGATGGTCGCTGCCGGCGTCGGCCGGCAGTGCGGTGCCGTTTTCCGCCGAAGCCTTCAAGGCGGCCCAGGCGGGCGGTGGCCCGATCCTGGTCGAGATCCATGCCGACTGGTGTCCGACCTGCAAGGCGCAGACGCCGATCCTGGAAAAGCTTGCGGCGGAGCCGAAGTTCAAGGACCTGAAAATATTCCGCGTCGATTTCGACGGGATGAAAGCGGCGGTGAAGGACTTCAAGGCGCAGAGCCAGTCGACCCTGATCGTGTTCAAGGGACCGGCCGAGCGCGGCCGCTCCGTCGGCGACACCAAGCCGGCCTCGATCGCGGCGCTGCTCGACAAGAGCCTGTAG
- a CDS encoding MarR family winged helix-turn-helix transcriptional regulator, whose protein sequence is MKRKPSTEATAAWIRLMRVQSRVLDAVEQDLKKAGFPPLAWYDALLELSRAPSGEMRPVELEKQMLIPQYSTSRLIDRLVDEGLAARRECKIDKRGQFVEITEAGREMQKKMWSAYSAAIEKHVGSKLSDADAMKLCGLLDRLGCSCSEVKAAAARDGVPAR, encoded by the coding sequence ATGAAACGCAAACCTTCGACCGAGGCGACCGCCGCCTGGATCCGCCTGATGCGGGTGCAGAGCCGGGTGCTCGACGCCGTCGAGCAGGATCTGAAGAAGGCGGGCTTTCCGCCGCTGGCCTGGTACGACGCGCTCTTGGAACTGTCGCGCGCGCCGTCCGGCGAGATGCGCCCGGTGGAACTGGAAAAGCAGATGCTGATCCCGCAATACTCGACCTCGCGGCTGATCGACCGGCTCGTCGACGAGGGACTGGCGGCGCGGCGCGAATGCAAGATCGACAAGCGCGGCCAGTTCGTCGAGATCACCGAGGCCGGACGCGAAATGCAGAAGAAGATGTGGAGCGCCTATTCGGCGGCGATCGAAAAGCACGTCGGCTCCAAATTGTCCGACGCCGACGCCATGAAGCTTTGCGGCCTGCTTGACCGGCTGGGCTGCTCGTGCTCCGAGGTCAAGGCAGCCGCCGCCCGCGACGGCGTGCCGGCGCGATGA
- a CDS encoding FAD-dependent oxidoreductase → MAFTNFKLETDADGIALVTWDIPGRSMNVLDETSTSELEAILKQTTEDAAVKGVVITSAKDAFCAGADLSMLEGMNVAYAKMLKEKGEEAANQMLFDQARRFSLVLRGIETCGKPWAAAINGLALGGGFEVTLSCHYRVAAENPKTRLGLPEVKVGLFPGAGGTQRVPRLVPPQDAMTILLKGDPVTVEKAKALNLIHAVVPAADLVKAAKDWIKGGGKAVAPWDEKGFKLPGGPVFSKAGMMMFPAGNAIYRRETYDNYPAARAIMSCVYEGLQLPIDAALRVESRYFTKVLRSKEAAAMIRSLFLSMQELNKGARRPANVPPTKIKKVAVIGAGFMGASVGYVSAKAGLDVVLIDRDQESADKGKAHAKSVIDGLIAKGRAKPAEADAILSRITPTADYATLGDCDLVIEAVFEDRKVKADTFAKAQQYLKPDAIFASNTSTLPITSLAESFKEQGKFVGIHFFSPVEKMMLVEIILGKNTGDVALAAALDYVRAIGKTPIVVNDSRGFYANRCVGRYIAEGNEMFLEGVPPAMIENCAKMAGMPVGPLSLSDEVALDLGLKVIKATEADLGPNAINPDQKKLMVELVEKQGRLGRKNSKGFYDYPEKGKGQKSLWPGLSALQPKQLDPDTLDIEELKQRFLVVQAVEAARTVEDHVITDPREADVGSILGFGFAPFTGGTLSYIDFMGARKFVELCHKLEAKYGARFTPPKLLEDMAAKGETFYGRFAPKKAAA, encoded by the coding sequence ATGGCCTTCACGAATTTCAAGCTGGAAACCGACGCCGACGGCATTGCGCTCGTCACCTGGGACATCCCCGGACGTTCGATGAACGTGCTGGACGAGACCTCGACCAGCGAACTCGAGGCGATCCTGAAGCAGACGACGGAGGACGCCGCGGTGAAGGGCGTCGTCATCACCTCCGCCAAGGACGCGTTCTGCGCCGGCGCCGATCTATCGATGCTCGAGGGCATGAACGTCGCCTATGCCAAGATGCTGAAGGAGAAGGGCGAGGAAGCCGCCAACCAGATGCTGTTCGACCAGGCCCGCCGCTTCTCGCTGGTGCTGCGCGGCATCGAAACCTGCGGCAAGCCGTGGGCGGCGGCGATCAACGGGCTGGCGCTCGGCGGCGGCTTTGAGGTGACACTGTCCTGCCACTACCGCGTCGCGGCGGAGAATCCGAAGACGCGCCTCGGTCTGCCCGAGGTGAAGGTCGGCCTCTTCCCGGGTGCCGGCGGCACCCAGCGCGTGCCGCGGCTGGTGCCGCCGCAGGATGCGATGACGATCCTGCTCAAGGGCGATCCGGTGACCGTCGAGAAGGCCAAGGCGCTCAATCTGATTCACGCCGTGGTGCCGGCCGCTGACCTGGTCAAGGCGGCAAAGGACTGGATCAAGGGCGGCGGCAAGGCCGTCGCGCCCTGGGACGAGAAGGGTTTCAAGCTGCCGGGCGGTCCGGTGTTCTCCAAGGCCGGCATGATGATGTTTCCGGCCGGCAACGCCATCTACCGCCGCGAGACCTATGACAATTATCCGGCGGCGCGCGCCATCATGAGCTGCGTCTATGAAGGCCTGCAGTTGCCGATCGACGCCGCGCTGCGCGTCGAGTCGCGATACTTCACCAAAGTGCTGCGCTCCAAGGAAGCGGCGGCGATGATCCGCAGCCTGTTCCTGTCGATGCAGGAGCTGAACAAGGGCGCCCGGCGTCCGGCCAACGTGCCGCCGACCAAGATCAAGAAGGTCGCCGTGATCGGCGCCGGCTTCATGGGTGCCAGCGTCGGCTACGTTTCGGCGAAGGCCGGTCTCGACGTCGTCCTGATCGACCGCGACCAGGAGAGCGCCGACAAGGGCAAGGCGCACGCCAAGAGCGTCATCGACGGTCTCATCGCCAAGGGCCGCGCCAAGCCGGCGGAGGCCGACGCCATCCTGTCGCGCATCACACCGACCGCGGACTACGCCACACTTGGGGATTGCGACCTCGTCATCGAGGCGGTGTTCGAGGATCGCAAGGTCAAGGCGGACACCTTCGCCAAGGCGCAGCAATATCTCAAGCCGGACGCGATCTTCGCCTCCAACACCTCGACGCTGCCGATCACCTCGCTCGCCGAAAGCTTCAAGGAGCAGGGCAAGTTCGTCGGCATCCACTTCTTCTCGCCGGTCGAGAAGATGATGCTGGTGGAAATCATTCTGGGCAAGAACACCGGCGACGTCGCGCTGGCTGCCGCGCTCGACTATGTGCGGGCCATCGGCAAGACGCCGATCGTCGTCAATGATTCACGCGGCTTCTATGCCAACCGCTGCGTCGGCCGCTACATCGCCGAAGGCAACGAGATGTTTTTGGAAGGCGTGCCGCCGGCGATGATCGAGAACTGTGCCAAGATGGCCGGCATGCCGGTCGGCCCGCTCTCGCTGTCGGATGAAGTCGCCCTCGATCTCGGCCTCAAGGTCATCAAGGCGACCGAAGCCGATCTCGGCCCCAACGCCATCAACCCCGACCAGAAGAAGCTGATGGTGGAGCTGGTCGAGAAGCAGGGGCGTCTGGGGCGCAAGAACAGCAAGGGATTCTACGACTACCCCGAGAAGGGCAAGGGGCAGAAGAGCCTGTGGCCGGGTCTCTCCGCGCTGCAGCCGAAGCAGCTCGATCCGGATACGCTCGACATCGAGGAATTGAAGCAGCGTTTCCTGGTGGTGCAGGCGGTGGAGGCCGCGCGCACGGTGGAGGACCACGTCATCACGGATCCGCGCGAGGCCGATGTCGGCTCGATTCTCGGTTTCGGCTTCGCGCCGTTCACCGGCGGCACGCTGTCCTATATCGACTTCATGGGCGCTCGGAAGTTCGTCGAACTCTGCCACAAGCTCGAGGCCAAGTATGGCGCGCGCTTCACCCCGCCGAAACTGCTGGAAGACATGGCGGCGAAGGGCGAGACGTTCTACGGCAGGTTCGCGCCGAAGAAGGCCGCGGCGTAA
- a CDS encoding glutamate--cysteine ligase translates to MARDQIDMRPLESRDELVAWFEAGIKPPSEFRIGTEHEKTPFTLEGHQPVPYEGARGIGALLEGMQLLLGWEPIMEGGNIIGLYDITGGGAISLEPGGQFELSGAPVETIHQTQSELMAHLAQVREIATPLGIGFLGLGMTPSWSRSQMPVMPKGRYKIMTNYMPKVGKYGLDMMYRTCTVQTNLDFSSEADMVKKLRVSVALQPIATALFANSPFTEGKPNGFLSFRSEIWRDTDNARAGMIPWVFEDGMGFERWVDYALDVPMYFVKRGDQYIDVSGMSFRSLMAGRLDNLAGERATISDWANHLSTIFPEVRLKRYLEMRGADGVPWGRLPALPAFWVGLLYDDQSLNAAWDLVSHWTAQERQALRDDVPRFGFKARIRDRYLFEIARECLTLSHAGLRRRGHIDQLGRDESRYLEPLEHILEAGRTPAEEMLDKFNGPWGGSVEPVYQEYAF, encoded by the coding sequence ATGGCGCGTGACCAGATCGATATGAGGCCGCTGGAATCACGCGACGAACTCGTCGCGTGGTTCGAGGCCGGCATCAAGCCGCCGTCCGAGTTTCGCATCGGCACCGAGCACGAGAAGACCCCGTTCACGCTGGAAGGCCATCAGCCCGTCCCCTACGAAGGCGCACGCGGCATCGGCGCGCTGCTCGAAGGCATGCAGCTCCTGCTCGGCTGGGAGCCGATCATGGAGGGCGGCAACATTATCGGGCTCTACGACATCACCGGCGGCGGCGCGATTTCGCTGGAGCCCGGCGGGCAGTTCGAGCTGTCGGGGGCGCCGGTCGAGACCATCCACCAAACCCAGTCCGAGCTGATGGCGCATCTGGCGCAGGTGCGCGAGATCGCAACCCCGTTGGGGATCGGCTTTCTCGGGCTCGGCATGACGCCTTCCTGGTCACGATCGCAGATGCCGGTCATGCCCAAGGGCCGCTACAAGATCATGACCAACTACATGCCGAAGGTCGGCAAATACGGCCTCGACATGATGTACCGCACCTGCACGGTGCAGACCAATCTCGACTTCTCCTCCGAAGCCGACATGGTCAAGAAGCTCCGGGTATCGGTGGCGCTGCAACCGATCGCGACCGCCTTGTTCGCCAATTCGCCGTTCACAGAAGGCAAGCCGAACGGCTTCCTGTCGTTCCGATCCGAGATCTGGCGCGATACCGACAATGCGCGTGCCGGCATGATCCCCTGGGTGTTCGAGGACGGCATGGGGTTCGAGCGCTGGGTCGATTACGCGCTCGATGTGCCGATGTATTTCGTCAAGCGCGGCGACCAGTACATCGACGTATCCGGCATGTCGTTCCGTTCGCTGATGGCGGGCCGCCTCGACAATCTCGCCGGCGAGCGCGCGACCATCTCCGACTGGGCCAATCATCTCTCGACGATCTTCCCGGAAGTCCGCCTCAAGCGCTATCTGGAAATGCGCGGCGCCGACGGCGTGCCGTGGGGCCGGCTGCCGGCATTGCCGGCGTTCTGGGTCGGGCTGCTCTACGACGACCAGAGCTTGAACGCGGCCTGGGATCTGGTCAGCCACTGGACAGCGCAGGAGCGCCAGGCCTTGCGGGACGACGTGCCGCGCTTCGGCTTCAAGGCCAGGATCCGGGATCGCTATTTGTTCGAGATCGCCCGGGAGTGCCTGACGCTGTCGCATGCCGGCCTGCGCCGGCGTGGCCATATCGATCAACTCGGCCGCGACGAGAGCCGCTACCTCGAACCGCTGGAGCACATCCTGGAAGCGGGCCGGACGCCCGCCGAAGAGATGCTGGACAAGTTCAACGGCCCGTGGGGCGGTTCCGTCGAGCCTGTATACCAGGAATACGCGTTCTGA
- a CDS encoding PilZ domain-containing protein: MSIERFLKQRAVDIVMEGSYVLSNWYDPQGKLRTFTCRATRVSPFRMIVDMPVAGKVGDNLISYFRDIGNFEGMISDTARGGVLLELEMTQTMRAKLANKLTWLEKKTQDPASIVDVRNAPRFVPKAAQTTLTLADGAIHSCFVIDASKSGVAVTSELQPPIGTPLAIGACVGRVIRHAPDGFAVKFAKPQSRDELNSLIVQPRMV; this comes from the coding sequence GTGTCCATCGAGCGATTCCTGAAGCAGCGCGCCGTCGATATCGTGATGGAAGGCAGCTATGTGCTTTCCAACTGGTACGATCCGCAGGGCAAGCTTCGCACCTTCACCTGCCGCGCGACGCGCGTTTCGCCGTTCCGGATGATCGTCGACATGCCCGTAGCGGGCAAGGTCGGCGACAATCTCATTTCCTATTTCCGCGACATCGGCAACTTCGAGGGCATGATCAGCGACACCGCGCGAGGCGGTGTGTTGCTTGAACTCGAGATGACGCAGACGATGCGCGCGAAGCTCGCAAACAAGCTCACTTGGCTGGAGAAGAAGACCCAGGATCCCGCCAGCATCGTCGACGTCCGCAATGCGCCGCGCTTCGTCCCGAAAGCCGCGCAGACCACCCTGACACTGGCCGACGGCGCCATTCACAGCTGCTTCGTCATCGACGCCTCTAAGTCGGGCGTCGCCGTGACGTCGGAATTGCAGCCCCCGATCGGAACGCCGCTCGCCATCGGCGCCTGCGTCGGCCGCGTCATCCGCCACGCGCCGGACGGATTTGCCGTCAAGTTCGCCAAGCCGCAGAGCCGCGATGAGCTGAACAGCCTGATCGTGCAGCCGCGGATGGTTTGA
- a CDS encoding nuclear transport factor 2 family protein, with protein sequence MTMSGLDKWYGYMKSHDTAALWDLLHPDAVFESPVVHTPQRGRDITFKYLAGAEKVLGGPGFKYTGEWRNDHGAVLEFENEIEGIKINGVDIISFSDDGKITHFKVMVRPLKGINLLHRLMGEQLAKQ encoded by the coding sequence ATGACCATGAGCGGCCTCGACAAGTGGTACGGCTACATGAAGTCCCATGACACGGCGGCGTTGTGGGATTTGCTGCACCCCGATGCGGTGTTCGAAAGCCCCGTCGTCCACACGCCGCAGCGCGGGCGCGACATCACCTTCAAATACCTGGCGGGCGCCGAGAAGGTGCTGGGCGGCCCCGGCTTCAAATATACCGGCGAGTGGCGCAACGACCATGGTGCCGTCCTCGAATTCGAGAACGAGATCGAGGGCATCAAGATCAACGGCGTCGACATCATCAGCTTCAGCGATGACGGTAAGATCACGCACTTCAAGGTGATGGTGCGTCCGCTGAAGGGAATCAACCTGCTGCACCGACTGATGGGGGAGCAACTCGCCAAACAGTGA